In Pyricularia oryzae 70-15 chromosome 2, whole genome shotgun sequence, one genomic interval encodes:
- a CDS encoding cuticle-degrading protease, whose protein sequence is MRSFAVLSLFTLASAAPLLKARSGTPIPGAYIVVLKNESADEFRIQSAIMSTVEKTAEWKQEEFNGFAAKLSSEELQALQDAPEVEFIEEDAEVSINAIVTQTGAPWGLARISSTARGGTTYRYDDSAGVGTCSYIIDTGLYAAHSDFGGRASQVANFVDSSNTDGNGHGTHVAGTIGGTKYGVAKRTTLLGVKVLNASGSGTNSGVISGMNFVVTDARTRSCPNGVVVNMSLGGSTSTAVNNAARAITSAGHFLAVAAGNSNANAASFSPASEPSACTVGATTSTDAKASYSNYGALVDVFAPGSGILSAWIGGTTASRTIDGTSMASPHIAGLGAYLLALRGPQTPAALCSYIATNANRGVITGLPSGTVNALAYNGA, encoded by the exons CTCAAGAATGAGTCGGCCGACGAGTTCCGCATCCAGAGCGCCATCATGTCGACCGTCGAGAAGACCGCCGAGTGGAAGCAGGAGGAGTTCAACGGTTTCGCCGCCAAGCTGAGCAGCGAGGAGCTCCAGGCTCTGCAAGACGCCCCTGAG GTCGAGTTCATCGAGGAGGACGCCGAGGTCTCCATCAACGCCATCGTCACGCAGACGGGCGCTCCCTGGGGTCTTGCCCGCATCTCATCCACCGCCAGGGGTGGAACCACCTACCGCTACGACGACAGCGCCGGTGTTGGTACCTGCTCGTACATTATCGACACTGGCCTGTACGCTGCCCACAGT GACTTTGGCGGCCGCGCCTCCCAGGTGGCCAACTTTGTCGACAGCTCCAACACGGACGGCAACGGCCACGGCACGCACGTCGCCGGCACCATCGGCGGCACCAAGTACGGCGTGGCCAAGCGCACGACGCTCCTGGGCGTCAAGGTGCTCAACGCCTCGGGCTCGGGCACCAACTCTGGCGTCATCAGCGGCATGAACTTTGTCGTGACCGACGCCCGCACCCGCTCGTGCCCcaacggcgtcgtcgtcaacATGTCGCTCGgcggcagcaccagcaccgccgTCAACAACGCCGCCCGCGCCATCACCTCGGCCGGCCACTTCctggccgtcgccgccggcaactccaacgccaacgccgccagcTTCTCGCCCGCCAGCGAGCCCTCCGCCTGCACCGTCGGCgccaccaccagcaccgACGCCAAGGCCTCCTACTCCAACTACGGCGCCCTCGTCGACGTCTTTGCCCCCGGCTCCGGTATCCTGTCTGCCTGGATTGGCGGCACCACTGCCTCG CGCACCATCGACGGTACCTCCATGGCCAGCCCCCACATTGCCGGTCTCGGCGCCTACCTCTTGGCCCTCCGTGGACCCCAGACCCCCGCCGCTCTCTGCTCCTACATCGCCACCAACGCCAACCGCGGTGTCATCACCGGCCTGCCCAGCGGCACCGTCAACGCCCTTGCCTACAACGGCGCTTAA